From a single Aestuariibius sp. HNIBRBA575 genomic region:
- a CDS encoding urease accessory protein UreE, translated as MSDYPTAYAIVLAPDVTQSPMDQVVLDYDARILRRKRLTCDSGTHFLVDLPKTTNLNAGDCLSTETGLIKVVAADEPVLEITATDPGALSRLAWHIGNRHTPCQIEPDRLIIRQDHVLEEMLHLLGAHIHRITAPFTPEGGAYGHGRTMGHSH; from the coding sequence ATGTCTGATTATCCAACCGCATATGCCATTGTTCTGGCCCCGGATGTGACCCAATCGCCGATGGATCAGGTGGTGCTGGACTACGACGCGCGCATCCTGCGTCGCAAACGGCTAACCTGTGACAGTGGCACACATTTTCTGGTGGATTTGCCCAAAACCACCAACCTGAATGCCGGCGATTGCCTGTCCACCGAAACGGGCCTAATCAAGGTGGTGGCCGCTGATGAACCTGTGCTGGAAATCACCGCCACTGATCCCGGCGCGCTGTCCCGGCTGGCCTGGCATATCGGCAATCGCCACACGCCCTGTCAGATCGAACCGGATCGGCTGATCATTCGCCAAGACCACGTGCTTGAGGAAATGTTGCATCTGTTGGGGGCGCATATCCACCGCATAACGGCCCCTTTTACCCCGGAAGGCGGGGCTTATGGCCATGGGCGCACCATGGGCCATTCACACTAG
- a CDS encoding urease accessory protein UreF, with amino-acid sequence MRDLLTLTQWLSPAFPTGAFAYSHGLEAAMAQGQISNADTLFEWLSDILTYGAGWQDAVILAQALAADADYALLADYATALQSSAGRRNETLNQGTALARTVSHITGQTIAPAPLPVVLGQAAATFAVSNQQIIALYLHSFASNLTSVGVRFVPLGQTQGQQVLDKLHPIIADIALKAAMSDLEDLGGAAIGADMAAMAQETLDVRLFKS; translated from the coding sequence ATGCGCGATCTTTTGACCTTAACCCAATGGTTGTCCCCTGCCTTTCCAACCGGGGCCTTTGCCTATTCTCATGGGTTAGAGGCGGCGATGGCGCAGGGCCAGATTTCGAATGCGGACACACTATTTGAATGGCTGTCCGATATCCTGACCTATGGCGCAGGCTGGCAGGATGCAGTGATTTTGGCACAGGCCCTTGCTGCGGATGCAGATTACGCATTGCTGGCCGATTACGCGACCGCATTGCAATCCTCGGCTGGGCGACGAAACGAAACCCTAAATCAAGGCACCGCTTTGGCGCGCACGGTGTCACATATCACCGGACAGACCATTGCCCCGGCCCCTTTGCCGGTTGTTCTGGGCCAAGCCGCCGCCACGTTTGCGGTGTCTAACCAGCAGATCATCGCGCTTTACCTGCACAGCTTTGCCTCTAACCTGACATCCGTGGGGGTGCGTTTTGTGCCATTGGGCCAAACCCAAGGCCAACAGGTGCTGGACAAATTACACCCAATCATTGCCGATATCGCCCTAAAGGCGGCAATGTCGGATTTAGAGGATCTGGGCGGTGCAGCGATCGGCGCTGATATGGCGGCCATGGCTCAGGAAACGTTGGATGTAAGGTTGTTCAAATCATGA
- the ureC gene encoding urease subunit alpha → MPTSMNRAEYAAMFGPTTGDKVRLGDTDIIIEVERDFTTYGDEVKFGGGKVIRDGMGQSQITRVEGAMDTVITNALVLDYTGIYKADIGLRDGNIAAIGKAGNPDTQPNVDVIIGPGTEIIAGEGRILTAGGMDAHIHFICPQQIDDALHSGITTMLGGGTGPAHGTLATTCTPGPWHIGRMMQAADAFPMNLAFAGKGNASQPAGLIEQINAGACALKLHEDWGTTPGAIDCCLSVADDMDVQVMIHTDTLNESGFVENTLAAIKGRTIHAFHTEGAGGGHAPDIIKVVSEENVIPSSTNPTMPYTINTIEEHLDMLMVCHHLDNKVPEDVAFAESRIRRETIAAEDILHDMGAFSVISSDSQAMGRVGEVITRTWQTAHKMKVQRGALIDEVGDNDNARAKRYIAKYTINPAIAHGLSPHIGSIEIGKRADLVLWSPAFFGAKPEMVLLGGTIVVAQMGDPNASIPTPQPVYTRPMFGAYGRSVERNAVVFVSGAAQANNIGDTLGLAKQTLPVIGTRNIGKSQMKLNHAKPQIEVDPETYEVRADGELLTCEPATVLPLAQRYFMF, encoded by the coding sequence ATGCCCACATCCATGAACCGCGCTGAATATGCTGCGATGTTTGGCCCAACCACAGGCGACAAAGTCCGGCTGGGTGATACCGACATCATTATCGAAGTGGAACGGGACTTCACCACCTACGGCGATGAGGTGAAATTTGGCGGCGGCAAAGTGATCCGCGATGGCATGGGCCAAAGCCAGATCACCCGCGTTGAGGGGGCGATGGATACCGTGATCACCAATGCGTTGGTGCTGGATTATACTGGGATTTACAAAGCCGACATTGGCCTGCGGGATGGAAATATCGCCGCGATTGGCAAGGCTGGAAACCCGGATACACAGCCCAATGTGGATGTGATCATCGGCCCCGGTACCGAAATCATCGCAGGCGAAGGCCGCATTTTAACCGCCGGTGGGATGGATGCGCATATCCATTTCATCTGCCCCCAACAGATCGACGATGCGCTGCATTCAGGCATCACCACGATGTTGGGCGGCGGCACAGGTCCGGCCCATGGCACGCTGGCCACCACCTGTACGCCGGGGCCGTGGCATATCGGTCGGATGATGCAGGCGGCGGACGCATTTCCGATGAATCTGGCCTTTGCGGGCAAAGGAAACGCATCACAACCTGCGGGGTTAATCGAACAGATCAATGCCGGGGCTTGTGCGTTGAAATTGCACGAAGATTGGGGCACCACGCCCGGCGCAATTGATTGCTGCCTATCGGTGGCCGATGACATGGATGTGCAGGTGATGATCCACACTGACACCCTGAACGAAAGCGGCTTTGTCGAAAACACATTGGCCGCCATCAAAGGCCGCACCATCCACGCCTTTCACACCGAAGGCGCGGGCGGCGGCCATGCCCCCGACATCATCAAAGTGGTGTCCGAAGAGAACGTCATTCCGTCCTCGACCAACCCCACAATGCCCTACACAATCAACACAATAGAAGAGCATCTGGACATGCTCATGGTCTGTCATCATCTGGATAATAAGGTGCCAGAGGATGTCGCATTCGCCGAAAGCCGCATCCGGCGCGAAACCATTGCCGCAGAGGATATCCTGCATGACATGGGCGCGTTCAGCGTGATTTCCTCGGACAGTCAGGCCATGGGCCGTGTGGGCGAAGTCATCACACGCACATGGCAAACCGCCCATAAAATGAAGGTTCAGCGCGGCGCGCTGATCGATGAAGTTGGCGACAACGATAATGCCCGCGCCAAGCGCTATATTGCGAAATACACCATCAACCCCGCCATCGCGCACGGCCTGTCGCCGCATATCGGATCGATTGAGATCGGCAAACGCGCCGATCTGGTCCTGTGGTCACCTGCGTTTTTCGGGGCCAAACCGGAAATGGTTCTGTTGGGTGGCACCATCGTTGTGGCGCAAATGGGCGATCCAAATGCGTCGATCCCCACCCCACAGCCCGTCTATACCCGCCCGATGTTTGGGGCCTATGGCCGGTCGGTGGAACGCAATGCCGTTGTGTTTGTGTCAGGCGCTGCGCAGGCCAATAATATCGGCGACACACTGGGGTTGGCCAAACAAACCCTGCCGGTGATCGGCACGCGCAATATCGGCAAATCGCAGATGAAACTGAACCATGCCAAGCCGCAGATCGAGGTTGATCCAGAAACCTACGAAGTGCGCGCGGATGGGGAATTGCTGACCTGCGAACCGGCAACTGTCCTGCCGCTCGCGCAGCGTTACTTCATGTTTTAG
- a CDS encoding DUF3299 domain-containing protein has product MKQDLDRRALLAGLGAFATLPSLAQAEDFVDLEWTDLIPDGQVAMPPMLQDLIDHDQPPMSSQQPQSNGVRTDWNGQVVRLPGFIVPIDYSGTGVTAFILVPFVGACVHVPPPPANQLVFVTTQDPYQTAGLYEPVNVIGMFGTSSISTQLADIAYAISADRIVPY; this is encoded by the coding sequence GTGAAACAGGATTTGGACCGGCGCGCATTACTGGCAGGGTTGGGGGCGTTTGCAACGCTGCCTTCGCTGGCCCAAGCAGAAGACTTTGTCGATCTGGAATGGACCGATTTAATACCGGACGGGCAGGTGGCTATGCCGCCAATGCTGCAGGATTTGATTGATCATGATCAGCCGCCCATGTCGTCCCAACAGCCGCAATCCAACGGGGTGCGCACCGATTGGAACGGGCAGGTCGTGCGGCTGCCGGGGTTTATCGTGCCAATCGATTATTCGGGCACCGGGGTCACCGCCTTTATTCTGGTGCCTTTTGTTGGGGCATGTGTGCATGTGCCACCCCCACCTGCCAATCAACTGGTTTTTGTCACCACGCAGGACCCATACCAGACCGCCGGGCTATATGAGCCGGTGAATGTGATCGGAATGTTTGGAACATCATCCATTTCGACGCAGCTTGCGGATATTGCCTATGCCATCTCTGCAGACCGCATCGTTCCGTATTGA
- a CDS encoding urease subunit beta yields the protein MSDTFIPGQIFPAQGAVTLNENAEMVTIIVANTGDRPIQVGSHYHFAETNAGLEFDRAAARGTRLDIPAGTAVRFEPGQSREVRLIPLSGTRRVFGFNQAIMGDL from the coding sequence ATGTCAGACACATTCATACCGGGTCAGATTTTCCCCGCTCAGGGCGCTGTGACGCTCAATGAAAATGCCGAAATGGTCACGATAATCGTCGCCAATACCGGTGATCGCCCTATTCAGGTCGGCAGCCATTACCATTTTGCAGAAACCAATGCCGGGTTGGAATTTGACCGGGCCGCAGCGCGTGGAACACGCCTGGACATTCCCGCCGGCACCGCCGTTCGGTTTGAGCCCGGCCAATCGCGTGAGGTCCGGCTGATCCCCCTGTCTGGCACCCGTCGCGTGTTCGGATTTAACCAAGCCATCATGGGAGACCTATAA
- a CDS encoding DUF3995 domain-containing protein — MIWILSGVLLILAGLHIMWGLGIWWPNRDEAALARTIAGFKGIDRMPGAIPCAIVAVALLAAARWPHLEDGFLRNLGMFGFAAVFLGRGSIGFTQKWADITPEQPFRRLDRHYFSPLCLLIGAGYSLLLLQALT; from the coding sequence ATGATCTGGATTTTATCGGGTGTTTTGCTGATCTTGGCCGGGCTTCATATCATGTGGGGATTGGGCATTTGGTGGCCCAATCGCGACGAAGCTGCGCTCGCGCGGACCATTGCCGGGTTCAAAGGCATCGACAGGATGCCCGGCGCCATTCCCTGCGCCATTGTTGCGGTTGCCCTTCTTGCTGCGGCGCGCTGGCCACATCTGGAGGATGGTTTTCTGCGCAATTTGGGGATGTTTGGGTTTGCCGCGGTGTTTTTGGGACGCGGATCTATCGGGTTCACCCAAAAATGGGCCGACATCACCCCTGAACAGCCATTTCGCCGGTTGGATCGGCACTATTTTTCACCGCTCTGCCTGCTGATTGGGGCGGGCTATTCCCTCTTGTTATTACAGGCTCTTACATGA
- a CDS encoding urease accessory protein UreD, with product MNAPLNNLPQSAPPPAAPQRSIGNASVQMGRVNGQARLRDLHQSGSAKAILPHQHKPPPTGPEVVFLNTSGGLTGGDHLTYALKTGADVRVTATTQTAERAYRSLHGAAQMDVSLRVDDGGHLDWLPQETILFNHANLKRKTRIDLFGTATCLCVETIILGRFAMGESLTHLSLLDQREIWRDNRPILLDPLRITGATLTAGPAALGAARAMASVAMITPDAGDILAALRAELTDPDCSAFASAFDGKLTIRITALDGMPLRRQLIRILDILRPGALPRVWQI from the coding sequence ATGAACGCCCCGCTTAATAATTTGCCGCAATCGGCCCCACCCCCCGCTGCGCCACAACGCAGTATTGGGAATGCATCTGTGCAAATGGGGCGGGTCAACGGTCAGGCACGGCTGCGCGATCTGCATCAATCAGGGTCCGCCAAGGCGATTTTACCCCATCAACATAAGCCCCCCCCCACAGGTCCAGAGGTCGTGTTTTTAAACACTTCAGGCGGATTAACCGGGGGGGATCATCTGACATATGCGTTAAAGACCGGCGCAGATGTGCGGGTGACCGCCACCACCCAGACCGCAGAACGCGCCTATCGCAGCCTTCACGGGGCGGCGCAAATGGACGTTTCTTTGCGGGTGGATGACGGCGGGCATTTGGATTGGCTGCCGCAGGAAACCATTCTGTTTAACCATGCAAATCTAAAACGCAAAACCCGGATTGATCTGTTTGGGACCGCCACCTGCCTTTGCGTTGAAACCATCATACTTGGCCGCTTTGCCATGGGGGAAAGCCTGACTCATCTGTCCCTACTGGATCAGCGGGAAATATGGCGGGACAATCGCCCCATTTTACTGGACCCGTTGCGGATCACTGGGGCGACATTAACCGCTGGACCTGCGGCGCTTGGAGCCGCCCGTGCCATGGCCAGCGTCGCGATGATCACCCCAGATGCGGGCGATATTCTGGCCGCGTTGCGCGCCGAATTGACCGATCCTGATTGCAGCGCGTTTGCCTCGGCCTTTGACGGGAAATTGACCATCCGCATCACCGCATTGGACGGGATGCCGCTGCGTCGTCAGCTGATCCGAATTCTGGACATCCTACGCCCCGGGGCCCTGCCCCGCGTTTGGCAAATCTAA
- a CDS encoding DUF3299 domain-containing protein, which translates to MDLSRRNLLLSVAAATALPKVAMADIPIEITWDDLIPPGVPYSEIISEGVMDERNDIWQPVFDSNATKLNPTLDGAYIKMPGFIIPIDISTSGVTSFVLVPYVGACLHVPPPPPNQLVFVTTQTPWPSDNLWDAVWVTGLMQHELQSTEVAETGYTLRADDMEVYVW; encoded by the coding sequence ATGGATTTGTCACGGCGCAATCTCCTGCTTTCTGTGGCGGCGGCCACGGCGCTGCCAAAGGTGGCGATGGCGGATATTCCCATCGAAATCACCTGGGATGATCTGATCCCACCGGGGGTGCCCTATTCAGAAATCATTTCCGAAGGCGTCATGGATGAACGCAATGACATCTGGCAGCCGGTTTTTGATAGCAATGCGACGAAATTGAACCCCACCTTGGATGGGGCCTATATCAAAATGCCGGGGTTCATCATTCCGATTGATATATCGACCAGTGGTGTCACGTCGTTTGTGCTGGTGCCCTATGTCGGGGCCTGTCTGCATGTTCCGCCCCCGCCGCCCAATCAATTGGTGTTTGTGACCACACAGACGCCTTGGCCCAGCGATAACCTATGGGATGCTGTGTGGGTCACCGGGCTGATGCAACACGAATTGCAATCCACCGAGGTTGCCGAAACCGGGTATACGCTGCGCGCCGACGACATGGAGGTCTATGTCTGGTGA
- a CDS encoding urease subunit gamma, producing the protein MNLTPREKDKLLISLAAMVARDRLNRGVKLNHPESIAIITDFVVEGARDGRSVADLMSAGAHVITADQCMPGIPEMIHSVQVEATFPDGTKLVTVHHPIR; encoded by the coding sequence ATGAACCTGACCCCCCGAGAAAAAGACAAGCTGTTGATCAGCCTCGCCGCCATGGTGGCCCGCGATCGGTTGAACCGCGGCGTCAAACTAAACCACCCCGAAAGCATTGCAATCATTACAGATTTCGTCGTCGAAGGCGCAAGGGATGGGCGGTCTGTTGCGGATCTGATGTCTGCGGGGGCCCATGTCATAACAGCTGATCAATGTATGCCCGGCATTCCTGAAATGATCCATTCCGTTCAAGTCGAAGCCACCTTTCCGGACGGAACCAAATTGGTCACCGTTCACCACCCCATTCGTTAG
- the ureG gene encoding urease accessory protein UreG, whose protein sequence is MHNGPLRVGIGGPVGAGKTSLTEALARALAARCSMAVITNDIYTSEDAEALVRAQVLPADRIRGVETGGCPHTAIREDASINLAAIDELNTAFPDLDLILIESGGDNLAATFSPELADLTIYVIDTAAGQDIPRKRGPGLTKSDLLFVNKTDLAPYVGVDLTQLDHDTQTARSTRPYILGAVRDNNGIDDVVTFLKTQGGLSLSPSA, encoded by the coding sequence ATACATAACGGCCCCTTGCGCGTTGGAATTGGTGGGCCGGTCGGGGCCGGGAAAACATCCCTCACCGAAGCCTTGGCCCGCGCCCTGGCAGCACGCTGTTCCATGGCCGTGATCACCAATGACATCTACACAAGCGAGGACGCAGAAGCATTGGTGCGCGCACAGGTTCTGCCAGCCGACCGTATCCGGGGCGTGGAAACTGGCGGATGCCCCCATACCGCCATTCGAGAAGATGCCTCTATCAATCTGGCGGCCATTGATGAATTGAACACCGCCTTTCCAGATCTGGATTTGATCCTGATCGAAAGTGGCGGCGATAATCTAGCAGCCACCTTTAGCCCGGAACTGGCGGATCTGACGATCTATGTGATCGACACAGCGGCGGGACAGGATATTCCACGCAAACGTGGGCCGGGATTGACGAAATCGGACCTGCTATTTGTCAACAAAACCGACCTGGCACCCTATGTTGGTGTGGATTTGACCCAACTGGATCACGACACGCAAACCGCACGTTCCACGCGCCCCTATATTCTAGGGGCTGTGCGCGACAATAACGGCATCGACGACGTCGTTACCTTTTTGAAAACCCAAGGCGGTCTGTCGCTTTCACCTAGTGCCTAG